The genomic stretch tttctttcctaatttatattttcaaggCTTAAATTAAACATTCTCTTCTTGGCTGATTTCAGATAGATACCAAAGGAGACATACTAAAAGCAGAGCTCATGAAGgaatcaaaggaaaaaaaattcatcaaaagacATTTTACTTAGTCATTCCATTGCAGTTCCCTTATCAAGTACTTCCATCTGCAATGTAGCATGCAATCGGGTCCAAAGGATGCAACTAATGCTACTGCTGTAAGTAAATTTGGATTATTAATATGAAAGTCAGCCACACTATTAGTTGCCATGATGTACATTACTATAGACCCTAAGGGTAAGCAAAACTGATGGAGTGTTAGAACTTCTAAAGTAAAAATCTTGGGTTTGAGCTTCTATCATATTTATGAAACCTTGACTTACTTGGTACAATGGTTGTGGGTCCAGTCATTGTGCCCTGAGTTTACCCATCCAACAAATACGGGCGGGGTCCTCagttatccaaaaaaataaaaaaaggatgTACATTACCATGCATTATCAGCTTGCAACAAACTCAGCTTCTAATGACATTCAAGCTTCATTTGCTAGTTTAATCAGCTTGCTTGTATTTTTGTACGTTGGATTTTAGGGCTGCAAACCTCACCACATTCATTTAGCAAAGTTTGTTGCAAGCTGATTATGCATGTGCCAATTCTTTTGAActatttaagtttggtttgctAAAGAGTCAGTTTGATACATTTGATTTAACCAATGAATATTGGTGATTGTTACCATGATGGTAAAAGTTTGAATGCAATTTTAGTATAATAGATCAATAGTGATTCATTAGAGAACATTTTCATATATTCTCTAATCTAGATATATTTTCTTAAGATACAATCATTTTCAATGAAAcaaattgaatctaaattgaACTTGCGTCCCAAATTAGGCTATGGCTCAAAGTCATCTAGGTATATGAAATCTAGGGTCCTAAAGTTCAAAAGGTTGAGATTTTACCATGTTTGTTCATATCCAAGACACATGGGAGTGTCTTTgtcatacattttttttaaattttcttttgagtAGGTGTAGCCTCGTTTCATTTGGATGCTTTCACAGTACAGCCCTTGACACTATGGAAAGGGAAAGGAATAAATAAGGATACCCCACTCTCAAGGTCAATGATAAATGTACAGATTTTTTAGTATCtaattgaatatacaaataacacgATGCTATTTGACCCTATCAATATATAGGAGCAGgaacaattttaaattctaaaaataatcttttaagacttataaatataaacccTTTTtgcaattaattattaatatattataacaaaaatgtaaaaCTTAAATATGCCCTTGTCCTGatctaaaatctaaatttaaatgagTTGGTCCCATGCATACTTTAAGGTAAATTATAGCTTTGTGTTGATTGCAATCCCTTGTAGGACCACCTCTCCATATAGTTTGTACATTTTTAGGAGAGTTTTTCCTACTACCACTTACTTTGTAATAATATCTAATTgatctaataattaaattaataaaattatatatacatattttttttgtatataaatatgtaatatataatttattattatatgattatattattatttaataattttgaaataaagataaaataatatttaattatatgataataaattatatatatttatttgtgtatgaaaaaatttgtatatatatatataatattacttttttcatctataattttacaaaagttTCAAGATGGTAGCTAAAAGAAGTTTGAGAAGATTTAATCATATTTCAAAGAAATTTAGTTTTATGAAATTGATCATATCTCTTATTTTTtgagaacaaaaaataaatttagattatgTATCAAACTAGAAAATTCGTTAATAGTTTCGGGGTGTAATAGTGAATTTCCTAAACTTGTGAGAgcacaaattataataataagataacTTCGAAAATTACTAATTAGCGGAGAACAGAACGCGCGATTATGTGAATGTGAATTACTTTAGTTGAGCTTTGGTCCAGCTCTGAGTCTAGACACTTGATTTTTTCGGTATCCAAGAAAGGGAGCTAAAATCACCAACCACAAAGCGACCTGTGAACCACCGCCATGTCCACCTCACTTCAGCTCATCCGGTTCAcctcctccttcttcttcttctccttcatcttcatcttcttcttcttcgctCACACCTCCGCCACTGACCACATTGTTGGCGCCAACAAAGGCTGGAACCCCGGTATCAACTACACCAACTGGGCTAATAACCACACCTTCTATGTCAACGATCTCATCtgtactctctctctctctctttttggcTTTTGTTTCATTGGATCTGTTCCATGTTCCTTTTTTTTCGTCTCtgcctgttttttttttttttttactttactggagaaaaaaagaaacagatgGATGATATTTGTACGTGTTTTGTGTTGGATCTTCTTAAATTCTCTGTTTTTGGTAGAAATATCCCAATCCCATTtgccttttctctctttctgaGATAAAACttgttcaaaaatttgatttttatacagTGAATTGGCCATTTAGTTAGAACTTTAATTTATAGTAGATctcaaggaaaaattaaaattctaaaggCGAATATTCCCACACTTCAattagataaaagaaaaaaaatgaaaagaatccTAGCTAAATTACCATATCTTCGAGCAgctggttaaatttttttgtttttgcaacAGCATTTAGGTACCAGAAGACTCAATACAATGTGTTTATGGTGAACCAAAGTGGGTATGATAACTGCACAACAGAAGGGGCACTAGGCAATTGGAGCAGTGGTAAAGATTTCATAACTCTTGACAAAGCTCAGAGGTATTACTTCATTTGTGGCAATGGTCAGTGCTTTAGTGGCATGAAAGTTTCTGTTTTGGTCCACCCTTTGCCTTCACCACCATCGTCAAAATCACCTTCAGTTGCTGCAAACGCATCCTCAGAATCTGCAGGTCCTGTCATTTGGCACAAGGGTTTAGTGGGTTTAAGAGCCTTGGCCATGGCTGCAGTTCCATTCTGGATTGGATGGATTTAGATTGGTGTACTTTTAGTTCTTGAAGAAGTAAGACCTTTGAATTGTATTCCTTTTTGGTCAATGCCAGtgaattattattgtttgtcTATGGGTTTAACTCtttggattttcttttatttggcTGAATGAAACTTCATTTCtggatttgattaaattttaatgtagaGATATTCGGAGATTTTTAGAGCCCTATTCGTAACATATTTGAAGAAATGTGACAGAAAATATTTGTTGTAACAGAAAAACACTCGAATCAGTCTTAGCCCTTTTATTTTGAAGAAGTAAGAAACGGATACATTTagttattactttatttttaatttaaaattattaaattatataataatatattatttgtgtatttaaatatGTAGTCAAAAAGTGTATAATAAGAGAAATTTAAGCACAGAAAACTGTTGTGCACTGATGAGGGTTCCTCCTGTGCTATGGAAACAGTGCCGGCATTAAAAAAATGGGAAATTATAATACACGGTCAAATTACCCTttcattaagtaaaaatactcaattttactatttctaaacaaaaatatctaaatttcttattcctaagcaaaaatttcctaatttttttaaaataccaaaattactcttcatcatatttatataaactctactACTCATATTCTCATTATatacatttcttatatcacttaaatacttactttcactctcatttttatttaatatcaattactacgagTTTGTTAGGAAAgaagaaattcgtatttctaaattcaaattgaaaaaaattaatttgtgaaaaccacattaaaaataatatgttatgaataaatagatatattgaaatatcctagaatgttaataataaaaaaattactcaaaaatctaaaaaacagatctgaatttcaaaaactacatgttcaaatagcttatgaacgagaaaacaaaaaaatcgatcaaaaatttcgtaattacatcgtaaaacatgtctaaaaaaACACAccgtaattacaaatatcaaatttgaaaattatatatcaaaaaagtttagcccggtcacaaacaaactcaaaatcataaaaaccaaaaatcctaaatttgataaaacaaaaaaactgcataatacacattgaaaccgtttattttggcctccaaatccAGTGTAACCGGCAAAGCTGGTTATTGTTATAGaactcgaaacgagcttcgcgttgatatattacaggccccgtaactcctcaTAGATAAAAAGTTATGACTGTTCAAAGTCTGTCTCATATAAatcttatagttttaaaaaagttaatttccatccaacccacggttttcacggaCTGCCCTacggttcagtgtaaaatttcacaCGGACCCCTGTGAATCTCCCCCTGTTCCCCCtctccctaaaattttgaaaatgttaaatttttctcCCAGCCCACTGGTGCCCGTGGGAGATTATGCAGCGTCGGTAGATCTAATATATTTTCCGaccaaaaatcgtcatttcagcctctaatttcaacacaaatcaaatctacacatccaataacacaaaacccctcaagaaattcaagcaaaataaataagaatcaaaatattttatgcattgtttaaaatcgaaaccctaaacattcaaacctcaaaatctccctcaaatctcaataatcctaataataaattgattcaaacaagatgtggaatgatgtactatccttatttgtcatttttagttatccaaaaatatgaaaatcgatgaaattttttttcaccgTGGAAAGGatgattttctttgaatttgtacagTGAAAAATTACCGTAGGAATTTCTTGTTTATATACAGAGGCAGTTTCGTTATTTTACAAAAgttagacatttttgcttaacccttattattttgaataatttcacttaaatccccttaattttgactatttattataatttctctaaCAAAATCTAGCTGCTGTTAAAGTTcaccattttttttcaaaccaacGGCCAACCACTTGCCATGCTATAAATGGTCATTGATAGATGCTAGTAATATATTGAGATTGTCAAAGTCAGGGTCATTCTTGATACTGGTATTGTGATGTTCTTATCGCCGAAGGCAGCCATTGAAATAACTCATCTGCAGCGCATTTGCTAGCAAGCCGAAATGCCACAGTAACTTTCAGCTCAAGTTGTACTTTTTaactcttattattattaagataaatcATAAAATCCTCTTGAGGGCCAGTAGAGATGGCAGTTCAAATCGGATCTTTGGTTTGTTCTTCCCCAAATGGGAGACGATTCTCCGATATAAACAGAGACAGAGATGAAGAtgactaaaattttcataatcaataatgagataaaaataaaaataaatatatctctaatttattCATTCTTTAGCCCAATCCTTCCTCGGTTTGTCtcatcttttatttgttttgtaaatTCTTATGtgttaaaatacctttaaaagTATTATATTATTACAGATATAccttaatacataaataaatttcttattatatgTTTAGTGTGGATGGGGGgtaaaaaaaggagagaaatttTCCTTATAGGGATAAAGTGGGAAAAGTAGAGAGAAATTTTACATGAGAGGAGAGAAAGTGGAAAACAATTTTCCTATGGGGAGGGGACATGGATTCCCTATAATCTTGATATTGGTGATAGAGACATAACGAGAAAAGATTTCCTTTGCAGGAACAAAGATGAGAATTAAGGTATTCGATTCTTTTTCACCTTGTTACTATTTTTAgcaattgagtgttattttattcttaatttaaaattattcaatcacatgatatcATATAATCTAGGTATCCAATTAACTAGTTCGATTTTGAAAGTAATAAAGTTGATTGATTACAATCACATTGGTTATTTTCTACCTTTTAAAAACActggttaatttaattaattattctttcttaattCTACTTTGCCAAAAAGTTTTTACGaatcataaaatagaaaaaaaaaaaacctcttaaTTACATTATTCGTTTTAATATCTTGTGGGTTGGCTCCATAATTGGACACAACTAAACTTTCATATACCTGAAATAACggtcaaagaaagaaaaaattcctTCTCACTGTTcgtttctcctccttttctttctatCTTTGTCATCCTCAAACCTCTGTCTAtccattattattttcaatcaaatctcaacATTTTTCATGGTAAGTTCTTCCttttcgttaaaaaaaaaaaagaaatttcttcATTCCCTTTTCACTCAATGCTgtatttttaatctttacatatatttttttaattatgttatctACGTTCTGCATGAATTcacttcatatttttcatacGCCATTGTTGTTCAAATGATGAACCTTTTAGACTGTTTCATTTGGttattgatttgtttgataTATAGAATTGGGCCaatttgttttgcttgaattatGTTTTGTTAGATCGAAATTTTTGTATAggaatttgaatgaattaaattatgcaAACATATCAAAGATATTAGCTGAGTTTGGTTGTAATTATTTTGGTACAGAAGATGGAATTTAGATgtcattttggaaaattttagaGCTTGTCAACGTAA from Mangifera indica cultivar Alphonso chromosome 6, CATAS_Mindica_2.1, whole genome shotgun sequence encodes the following:
- the LOC123218454 gene encoding lamin-like protein encodes the protein MSTSLQLIRFTSSFFFFSFIFIFFFFAHTSATDHIVGANKGWNPGINYTNWANNHTFYVNDLISFRYQKTQYNVFMVNQSGYDNCTTEGALGNWSSGKDFITLDKAQRYYFICGNGQCFSGMKVSVLVHPLPSPPSSKSPSVAANASSESAGPVIWHKGLVGLRALAMAAVPFWIGWI